From the genome of Physeter macrocephalus isolate SW-GA unplaced genomic scaffold, ASM283717v5 random_1540, whole genome shotgun sequence, one region includes:
- the LOC102981186 gene encoding peroxisome proliferator-activated receptor gamma coactivator-related protein 1 isoform X6, protein MAARRGLRDGVAPLPSGGPGPDPGGGVRSSGWGSRSQAPYGAVGAVSGGEQVLLHEEGDDSGFVSLSRLGPCLRDKDLEMEELILQDGTLLGTMHSYMDASLISLIEDFGGLGESRLSLEDQNEVSLLTALTEILDNADSENLSPFDSIPDSELLVSPREGSSLHRLLSLSRTPPERDLITPTDPLGPSTGSSRVSGVEMSLTDPPWDFSPPSFLETSSPKLPSWRPPRSRPRWGQSPPPQQRSDGEEEEEVAGFSSEMLAGELTNSVSSIADFPMHLACPEEEDKTAVAAEMAVQAAGDESISSLSELVRAMHPYCLPNLTHLTALEDELQEQPDDLTLPEDCVVLEIVGQAATAGNDLEIPVVVRQIPTGPQPVLLDDSLEASPTLQLLMPTLEAETEAAVPREALCPEKEGLSLDSKEKLESACLLEPREVMEPMAPKGPQNPPANAMLSSQRARKGRKKKSKEQPAACAEGYARRLRSASRGQSTAVTELTSQGGSLPQEDYQREVAPPRGRGKPRAWARAWAAALEKPGSGNLESSAGQASPAKEGPLDLYPSLVDPIQANPVSTHLSLVDSAQADPMPLDSVEADPTAVDPAPTVADPVPVDPKLVDHALANSELVDPLPADPVLIDPVLADSAVVDCAVVVPISDDLPPVDPVLAKPVQVDSLPNDLAPVDPVLVKSRPTDPRRGAVSSAQGSPAPQLLLLESESSDPPKAISPEVKEVMGPLKGESGTSATTQEVRPRPLSLSEYRRRRQQRQAEAEERNPQPPAGKWPSLPETPTGLADIPCLVPPAPAKKTTLQRSPEASSEACFAPVGPSPASPSPEPPASKPMASTPTEQVPSQEMLLPARPPPPAVQSMPPTMPTALTFPTGGLGMTPMLPLPTNGQSVPSLPPPPLQPPSVPMSMGPVPPDPFTHYAPVPPWPCYPPLSPSGYPCLPPPPTVPLVSGTPGAYAVPSTCNVPWVPPPAPVPPYSSSCTYGPLGWGPGLQHPPFWPAVPPPPLPLASVGRAVPSPKVEPSGIPPGPPDSVLTVPMAPPLSLGAAGQGAPQIEPTKVEVKPLPASPLLKHKVSSPAHSPRIKAPPCLPAESVAVEEPASERLKPEPQEARPREKAPSPVAKAVPTSAPRQSTTTKLPAVHPARLRTLSFLPTPRTQGPEDVVQAFISEIGIEASDLSSLLEQFEKSEALTLPRRRGP, encoded by the exons AGCAGGTTATCTCTGGAGGACCAGAATGAAGTGTCACTGCTCACAGCTCTAACAGAGATCTTGGACAATGCAGATTCCGAGAACCTGTCTCCATTTGACAGCATTCCTGACTCAGAGCTGCTTGTGTCACCTCGGGAGGGCTCCTCT ctGCACAGGCTGCTCAGCCTCTCTCGGACACCCCCAGAACGTGACCTCATCACCCCGACTGACCCATTGGGGCCCAGCACAGGCAGTAGTAGAGTGAGTGGG GTTGAGATGTCTCTCACAGATCCTCCTTGGGACTTCTCTCCACCCTCTTTCTTGGAGACCTCCTCCCCCAAGCTTCCTAGCTGGAGACCCCCAAGGTCAAGACCCCGCTGGGGCcagtccccacctccccagcagcGTAGtgatggggaagaagaggaggaggtggccGGCTTCAGCAGCGAGATGCTTGCTGGGGAGCTCACCAACTCTGTGAGCAGCATCGCAGACTTCCCCATGCACCTGGCCTGTCCCGAGGAGGAAGATAAAACAGCAGTAGCAGCAGAGATGGCAGTGCAGGCAGCTGGCGATGAGAGCATCTCCTCCCTGAGTGAGCTGGTACGGGCCATGCACCCATACTGCCTGCCTAACCTCACCCACCTGACGGCACTTGAGGATGAGCTTCAGGAGCAGCCAGATGATTTGACGCTGCCTGAGGATTGTGTGGTGCTGGAGATTGTGGGCCAGGCGGCCACAGCCGGCAACGACCTGGAGATCCCAGTTGTGGTGCGACAGATCCCTACTGGACCCCAGCCTGTCCTCCTGGATGACTCGCTAGAGGCCAGTCCGACCTTGCAGCTGCTCATGCCTACActagaggcagagacagaggctgctgtgcccagggaagccctctgccctgAGAAAGAGGGGTTGTCACTGGACTCAAAGGAAAAGCTGGAGTCAGCCTGCTTGTTGGAGCCCAGGGAGGTCATGGAGCCAATGGCACCCAAGGGGCCTCAGAACCCACCAGCCAACGCAATGCTAAGTTCCCAGAGAGCTCgaaaaggcaggaagaagaagagCAAGGAGCAGCCAGCTGCCTGTGCAGAAGGCTATGCGAGGAGGCTGAGGTCAGCCTCTCGTGGGCAGTCTACAGCAGTTACAGAGCTGACCTCTCAGGGAGGCAGCTTGCCCCAGGAGGACTATCAAAGAGAGGTTGCGCCTCCCCGTGGTAGAGGGAAGCCCCGGGCTTGGGCTCGGGCCTGGGCAGCTGCCTTGGAGAAGCCTGGCTCTGGGAACTTGGAGAGTAGTGCTGGACAAGCTAGTCCTGCTAAAGAAGGTCCTCTAGACCTCTACCCCAGCCTGGTTGACCCCATCCAAGCCAACCCTGTTTCAACCCATCTCTCACTGGTTGACTCTGCTCAAGCTGATCCCATGCCACTTGACTCTGTTGAAGCTGATCCCACTGCGGTTGACCCTGCTCCCACTGTGGCTGACCCTGTACCTGTTGACCCTAAACTGGTTGACCATGCTTTAGCGAACTCAGAGCTGGTTGACCCTCTCCCAGCTGACCCAGTGCTGATTGACCCAGTTCTGGCTGACTCGGCAGTAGTTGACTGTGCAGTGGTTGTTCCCATCTCAGATGACTTGCCTCCAGTTGACCCTGTCCTAGCCAAGCCAGTACAAGTTGACTCTCTTCCCAATGACCTGGCTCCAGTTGACCCTGTACTAGTTAAGTCTAGGCCAACTGATCCCAGACGTGGTGCAGTGTCATCAGCCCAGGGGAGTCCAGCCCCCCAGCTCCTTCTCCTGGAGTCGGAGTCCTCAGACCCCCCAAAGGCCATCAGTCCTGAAGTCAAGGAGGTCATGGGTCCTCTGAAGGGGGAAAGTGGTACTAGTGCCACAACCCAGGAAGTCAGGCCTCGGCCTCTTAGCCTATCTGAGTACCGGCGACGAAGGCAGCAGCGCCAAGCAGAGGCAGAAGAGAggaacccccagcccccagctgggaAGTGGCCCAGCCTCCCAGAAACTCCCACAGGGCTGGCAGACATCCCTTGTCTTGTCCCACCAGCCCCAGCCAAGAAGACAACTCTGCAGAGAAGCCCTGAGGCTTCTTCTGAGGCTTGCTTTGCGCCTGtgggtcccagccctgcctctcctAGTCCTGAGCCACCTGCAAGCAAACCTATGGCCTCAACTCCCACTGAGCAGGTGCCATCCCAAGAGATGCTACTGCCAGCAAGACctccacctcctgctgtgcagtcCATGCCCCCCACAATGCCCACTGCCCTGACTTTTCCCACAGGTGGGCTGGGCATGACCCCTATGCTGCCCCTTCCCACAAATGGGCAAAGTGTCCCCAGTCTGCCCCCACCACCCTTGCAGCCTCCTAGTGTTCCGATGTCTATGGGGCCAGTGCCACCTGATCCCTTTACTCACTATGCCCCTGTGCCACCCTGGCCTTGTTATCCCCCCTTGTCCCCTTCTGGCTATCCTTGCTTGCCCCCTCCACCGACGGTACCCCTAGTGTCTGGTACTCCAGGTGCTTATGCTGTGCCCTCCACTTGCAATGTGCCTTGGGtacctcctcctgccccagtccCACCTTACAGCTCCAGCTGTACCTATGGGCCCTTGGGATGGGGCCCAGGGCTGCAACACCCTCCATTCTGGCCTGCTGTTCCCCCACCTCCTTTGCCTCTAGCTTCTGTTGGAAGAGCTGTTCCCTCACCCAAGGTGGAGCCCAGTGGCATCCCACCTGGCCCTCCTGATAGTGTACTGACTGTGCCGATGGCTCCTCCCCTCAGTCTTGGGGCAGCTGGCCAGGGAGCTCCACAGATAGAGCCCACCAAGGTGGAGGTCAAGCCATTGCCTGCATCTCCCCTTCTGAAACACAAGGTGTCCTCCCCGGCGCACAGCCCTCGGATCAAGGCTCCACCGTGTCTGCCTGCTGAGAGTGTGGCTGTTGAGGAGCCTGCATCAGAGAGGCTAAAGCCTGAGCCCCAGGAAGCTAGGCCCAGGGAGAAGGCACCCTCTCCTGTTGCCAAGGCTGTTCCCACATCTGCACCAAGGCAGAGCACTACCACCAAACTGCCTGCTGTCCACCCAGCCCGTCTAAGGACACTGTCCTTTCTGCCTACCCCACGTACCCAGGGTCCTGAGGATGTGGTACAGGCTTTCATCAGTGAGATTG GAATTGAGGCATCGGACCTGTCCAGTCTGCTGGAGCAATTTGAGAAATCAGAAG CGTTGACACTCCCCAGGAGAAGAGGCCCCTAG
- the LOC102981186 gene encoding peroxisome proliferator-activated receptor gamma coactivator-related protein 1 isoform X5, producing the protein MAARRGLRDGVAPLPSGGPGPDPGGGVRSSGWGSRSQAPYGAVGAVSGGEQVLLHEEGDDSGFVSLSRLGPCLRDKDLEMEELILQDGTLLGTMHSYMDASLISLIEDFGGLGESRLSLEDQNEVSLLTALTEILDNADSENLSPFDSIPDSELLVSPREGSSLHRLLSLSRTPPERDLITPTDPLGPSTGSSRVSGVEMSLTDPPWDFSPPSFLETSSPKLPSWRPPRSRPRWGQSPPPQQRSDGEEEEEVAGFSSEMLAGELTNSVSSIADFPMHLACPEEEDKTAVAAEMAVQAAGDESISSLSELVRAMHPYCLPNLTHLTALEDELQEQPDDLTLPEDCVVLEIVGQAATAGNDLEIPVVVRQIPTGPQPVLLDDSLEASPTLQLLMPTLEAETEAAVPREALCPEKEGLSLDSKEKLESACLLEPREVMEPMAPKGPQNPPANAMLSSQRARKGRKKKSKEQPAACAEGYARRLRSASRGQSTAVTELTSQGGSLPQEDYQREVAPPRGRGKPRAWARAWAAALEKPGSGNLESSAGQASPAKEGPLDLYPSLVDPIQANPVSTHLSLVDSAQADPMPLDSVEADPTAVDPAPTVADPVPVDPKLVDHALANSELVDPLPADPVLIDPVLADSAVVDCAVVVPISDDLPPVDPVLAKPVQVDSLPNDLAPVDPVLVKSRPTDPRRGAVSSAQGSPAPQLLLLESESSDPPKAISPEVKEVMGPLKGESGTSATTQEVRPRPLSLSEYRRRRQQRQAEAEERNPQPPAGKWPSLPETPTGLADIPCLVPPAPAKKTTLQRSPEASSEACFAPVGPSPASPSPEPPASKPMASTPTEQVPSQEMLLPARPPPPAVQSMPPTMPTALTFPTGGLGMTPMLPLPTNGQSVPSLPPPPLQPPSVPMSMGPVPPDPFTHYAPVPPWPCYPPLSPSGYPCLPPPPTVPLVSGTPGAYAVPSTCNVPWVPPPAPVPPYSSSCTYGPLGWGPGLQHPPFWPAVPPPPLPLASVGRAVPSPKVEPSGIPPGPPDSVLTVPMAPPLSLGAAGQGAPQIEPTKVEVKPLPASPLLKHKVSSPAHSPRIKAPPCLPAESVAVEEPASERLKPEPQEARPREKAPSPVAKAVPTSAPRQSTTTKLPAVHPARLRTLSFLPTPRTQGPEDVVQAFISEIGIEASDLSSLLEQFEKSEAALTLPRRRGP; encoded by the exons AGCAGGTTATCTCTGGAGGACCAGAATGAAGTGTCACTGCTCACAGCTCTAACAGAGATCTTGGACAATGCAGATTCCGAGAACCTGTCTCCATTTGACAGCATTCCTGACTCAGAGCTGCTTGTGTCACCTCGGGAGGGCTCCTCT ctGCACAGGCTGCTCAGCCTCTCTCGGACACCCCCAGAACGTGACCTCATCACCCCGACTGACCCATTGGGGCCCAGCACAGGCAGTAGTAGAGTGAGTGGG GTTGAGATGTCTCTCACAGATCCTCCTTGGGACTTCTCTCCACCCTCTTTCTTGGAGACCTCCTCCCCCAAGCTTCCTAGCTGGAGACCCCCAAGGTCAAGACCCCGCTGGGGCcagtccccacctccccagcagcGTAGtgatggggaagaagaggaggaggtggccGGCTTCAGCAGCGAGATGCTTGCTGGGGAGCTCACCAACTCTGTGAGCAGCATCGCAGACTTCCCCATGCACCTGGCCTGTCCCGAGGAGGAAGATAAAACAGCAGTAGCAGCAGAGATGGCAGTGCAGGCAGCTGGCGATGAGAGCATCTCCTCCCTGAGTGAGCTGGTACGGGCCATGCACCCATACTGCCTGCCTAACCTCACCCACCTGACGGCACTTGAGGATGAGCTTCAGGAGCAGCCAGATGATTTGACGCTGCCTGAGGATTGTGTGGTGCTGGAGATTGTGGGCCAGGCGGCCACAGCCGGCAACGACCTGGAGATCCCAGTTGTGGTGCGACAGATCCCTACTGGACCCCAGCCTGTCCTCCTGGATGACTCGCTAGAGGCCAGTCCGACCTTGCAGCTGCTCATGCCTACActagaggcagagacagaggctgctgtgcccagggaagccctctgccctgAGAAAGAGGGGTTGTCACTGGACTCAAAGGAAAAGCTGGAGTCAGCCTGCTTGTTGGAGCCCAGGGAGGTCATGGAGCCAATGGCACCCAAGGGGCCTCAGAACCCACCAGCCAACGCAATGCTAAGTTCCCAGAGAGCTCgaaaaggcaggaagaagaagagCAAGGAGCAGCCAGCTGCCTGTGCAGAAGGCTATGCGAGGAGGCTGAGGTCAGCCTCTCGTGGGCAGTCTACAGCAGTTACAGAGCTGACCTCTCAGGGAGGCAGCTTGCCCCAGGAGGACTATCAAAGAGAGGTTGCGCCTCCCCGTGGTAGAGGGAAGCCCCGGGCTTGGGCTCGGGCCTGGGCAGCTGCCTTGGAGAAGCCTGGCTCTGGGAACTTGGAGAGTAGTGCTGGACAAGCTAGTCCTGCTAAAGAAGGTCCTCTAGACCTCTACCCCAGCCTGGTTGACCCCATCCAAGCCAACCCTGTTTCAACCCATCTCTCACTGGTTGACTCTGCTCAAGCTGATCCCATGCCACTTGACTCTGTTGAAGCTGATCCCACTGCGGTTGACCCTGCTCCCACTGTGGCTGACCCTGTACCTGTTGACCCTAAACTGGTTGACCATGCTTTAGCGAACTCAGAGCTGGTTGACCCTCTCCCAGCTGACCCAGTGCTGATTGACCCAGTTCTGGCTGACTCGGCAGTAGTTGACTGTGCAGTGGTTGTTCCCATCTCAGATGACTTGCCTCCAGTTGACCCTGTCCTAGCCAAGCCAGTACAAGTTGACTCTCTTCCCAATGACCTGGCTCCAGTTGACCCTGTACTAGTTAAGTCTAGGCCAACTGATCCCAGACGTGGTGCAGTGTCATCAGCCCAGGGGAGTCCAGCCCCCCAGCTCCTTCTCCTGGAGTCGGAGTCCTCAGACCCCCCAAAGGCCATCAGTCCTGAAGTCAAGGAGGTCATGGGTCCTCTGAAGGGGGAAAGTGGTACTAGTGCCACAACCCAGGAAGTCAGGCCTCGGCCTCTTAGCCTATCTGAGTACCGGCGACGAAGGCAGCAGCGCCAAGCAGAGGCAGAAGAGAggaacccccagcccccagctgggaAGTGGCCCAGCCTCCCAGAAACTCCCACAGGGCTGGCAGACATCCCTTGTCTTGTCCCACCAGCCCCAGCCAAGAAGACAACTCTGCAGAGAAGCCCTGAGGCTTCTTCTGAGGCTTGCTTTGCGCCTGtgggtcccagccctgcctctcctAGTCCTGAGCCACCTGCAAGCAAACCTATGGCCTCAACTCCCACTGAGCAGGTGCCATCCCAAGAGATGCTACTGCCAGCAAGACctccacctcctgctgtgcagtcCATGCCCCCCACAATGCCCACTGCCCTGACTTTTCCCACAGGTGGGCTGGGCATGACCCCTATGCTGCCCCTTCCCACAAATGGGCAAAGTGTCCCCAGTCTGCCCCCACCACCCTTGCAGCCTCCTAGTGTTCCGATGTCTATGGGGCCAGTGCCACCTGATCCCTTTACTCACTATGCCCCTGTGCCACCCTGGCCTTGTTATCCCCCCTTGTCCCCTTCTGGCTATCCTTGCTTGCCCCCTCCACCGACGGTACCCCTAGTGTCTGGTACTCCAGGTGCTTATGCTGTGCCCTCCACTTGCAATGTGCCTTGGGtacctcctcctgccccagtccCACCTTACAGCTCCAGCTGTACCTATGGGCCCTTGGGATGGGGCCCAGGGCTGCAACACCCTCCATTCTGGCCTGCTGTTCCCCCACCTCCTTTGCCTCTAGCTTCTGTTGGAAGAGCTGTTCCCTCACCCAAGGTGGAGCCCAGTGGCATCCCACCTGGCCCTCCTGATAGTGTACTGACTGTGCCGATGGCTCCTCCCCTCAGTCTTGGGGCAGCTGGCCAGGGAGCTCCACAGATAGAGCCCACCAAGGTGGAGGTCAAGCCATTGCCTGCATCTCCCCTTCTGAAACACAAGGTGTCCTCCCCGGCGCACAGCCCTCGGATCAAGGCTCCACCGTGTCTGCCTGCTGAGAGTGTGGCTGTTGAGGAGCCTGCATCAGAGAGGCTAAAGCCTGAGCCCCAGGAAGCTAGGCCCAGGGAGAAGGCACCCTCTCCTGTTGCCAAGGCTGTTCCCACATCTGCACCAAGGCAGAGCACTACCACCAAACTGCCTGCTGTCCACCCAGCCCGTCTAAGGACACTGTCCTTTCTGCCTACCCCACGTACCCAGGGTCCTGAGGATGTGGTACAGGCTTTCATCAGTGAGATTG GAATTGAGGCATCGGACCTGTCCAGTCTGCTGGAGCAATTTGAGAAATCAGAAG CAGCGTTGACACTCCCCAGGAGAAGAGGCCCCTAG